The Frondihabitans peucedani genome segment CTTCGCGGTGGCACTCGTCGGCGTGATCTCGCTCGTGCCGATGATCGTCGCCGGGCTCTACGGCGGCATGCTCGCCGACGCCTTCGATCGCAGGATCGTCGCCCTCCTCGCCGCGGTCGTCGCCTGGGCGACCACCGCGCTCATCGCCCTGCACTCCTACCTCGGCCTCGACAACGTCGCCCTGCTCTACGCGCTGACCACCGTCGACGCGGTCGCGGCGACGATCATCAACACGTCCAGGCAGTCGATCATCCCCCGCCTCATCCCGACGCGGCTGCTCCCGGCCGCGTCCGCGCTCAACGGGATCTCCGGCGGCGTACAGCTCACCGTCGGCCCCGCGCTGGCCGGAGTGCTCGTCGCCTCGGTCGGCTTCAGCGCGACGTACACGGTCGACGTGGTGCTGTTCACCGCCGCGTTCCTCGGGATCGTGGCGCTCCCCGCGATCCTGCCCGAGGGCGAGATCCAGCGCCCGGGGCTCGAGTCGCTCCTCTTCGGCTACCGGTTCCTGAAGCGCTCGCCGAACATCCGGATGACCTTCGTCGTCGACATCATCGCGATGACCTTCGGGCAGCCGCGCGTCCTCTACCCGGTGGTCGGGGCCGTCCTGATCGGCGGCGGGGCGGTGACCGTCGGCGTGCTGACCGCCGCCTACGCGGTCGGCGCGCTCCTCTGCAGCCTCTTCTCCGGGCGGCTCGGCCAGGTCCGGCGGCAGGGAGCCGCTGTCAACTGGGCGATCGTCGCCTACGGCGCCTGCATCGCGGCGTTCGGGATCGTGCTCTGGGTCGCGCAGTCGGGCGGCTCCCGCGGGCTCGGGAGCCTGACCGAGGGGCTCGCCTCGGCGAACCTGCCGGCGCTCGCCGCGGCCGCCGTCGCTCTCGCAGCCGCCGGCGCGGCCGACAACGTCTCGTCGATCTTCCGCAACACGATCCTGCAGGCCGCCGCGCCCGACGCGATGCGCGGGAGGCTGCAGGGCATCTTCACGGTGGTCGTCACCGGCGGCCCGCGGGTCGGCGACCTCTTCGTCGGCCTGCTCGCCGCGGCGGGCACGGTCTGGCCGCCGCTCCTCGGCGGCGCGCTGATCGTGGTGCTGATCGGGCTGCTCGCGCGGCTGCAGCCGTCGTTCCGGCGCTACGACGCCGCGAACCCGACGCCGTAGCCGGTCGCCGGTCAGACGAGCGGGAACGGCGGCGGCTGCCGGAGGAGCGCGCGGTTCGCCGCCACCTGCGCGAGGAGCTCCGACTCGTCGCGAGTCGCGGCCGCACGGGCAGCCTCCGAGTGCCGCGACGACACGATCTTCTGGCGGGTCGAGGCGAGCCGCGTCGAGTCTGAGATGAACGCCCGCATGACGGGGCCCAGGCCGTTGCGCCTGGCCCAGCGGAGAGCCCGCTGCCTCGAGGAGCCCTGGGAGAGCATCCTGACCTCGTCGTCGTCGAACCAGCCGGCGCGCGCGTACTCGGCGAGCCGCACGCGGGTCACGCGCCGCTCGAGCCAGCGCAGCACGAAGACACCCACCACGCAGGCCGCGAAGATCGGCACCTGCACGAGCACGTAGTACGAGAAGAAGCGGTCGCCGACGACGACGAGCGCGCCGTTCCAGAGGGCGTGCAGGAGCATCGCCGGGATCAGCCCCACGAAGAAGTAGCCGATGGCGCCGAAGGGCCCGGTGCGGCGGGCGGCGAGCCCGAGGGCGAAGCCGGTGCAGGCCGTGTAGATGATGTGGCCGAACGGCGCCATGACGGCCCGGACGAGGAACACGCCCGCGAGACTCGCGCCGCCGTACGCCTGGTCGACCACCTGCACCGAGAAGTACTGGATGTTCTCGACGAACGCGAAGCCCGCCGCGACGGTGGCCGCGTACACGACGCCGTCGACGGGGCCGTCGAAGTGCTTGCGGAAGATCCAGAGCACCAACAGCACGCCGAACCCCTTGGCGCCCTCCTCGACGATCGGCGCCTGGACGACGGCCCCCAGGATGTCGCTCAGCTCGCTCTTGCCCCCGCCGAACACGCTCTGGACGGTCTGCACCGCGAAGTCGAAGAGCAGCGCCGCCCCGATCGAGACCCCGGCTCCCCAGAAGAACGCGAAGACCAGGACGAGCCGCGGCTCCGGCTCCCAGCGGTCGACGAGCCAGATGCCGAAGAGGACGATGCAGAGCGGCACGACCGCCAGCAGCAGGCCGATCACGAGCACCTGCGGCGGCAGGACGAGGAGGAAGTACGCCACGACCGCGACCGCGAAGCAGGCGATGACGACGAACCCCACGGCGACCGCGGCGAGATTACCGGCCGGGCTGCGGCGCGGAGGCGCGATCGTCGCGGGCGGCGGCGTGGCGGAGGAGAAGGGCTCTCCCGGCTCGCGCCCGGAGCCAGGTGCACCGCCCCACGTCATGCCTCGACTGTAGCGGGGTGTCGCGGTGGGGAACGCGGATACTCTTGACGACATGACCGGGATCGCGCGCAGGCCGGCCGAAGGCCTGATCCTGCGCGTCTGGCGGCCCCTGTGGGCGGCGCTCCGGGCCGCCGGCCGTCTCGTCTCGCGGCTGACCTGGCCGGTGCTCCGGCTCCTCGGGCATCTGGGCGCGGCACCGTTCGTCGCCGGCTGGAACCGCTGGCTCGTCGTCGGCGCGCACGACCCGATCCCGTGGCGATACGCCCTCCGACGGACCTACCA includes the following:
- a CDS encoding MFS transporter, with the protein product MTATDPTPPAPARKRLFVDLEPLRASPAFARMWIGSAVSGIGAQLTLVAVGLEIYDITRSTFAVALVGVISLVPMIVAGLYGGMLADAFDRRIVALLAAVVAWATTALIALHSYLGLDNVALLYALTTVDAVAATIINTSRQSIIPRLIPTRLLPAASALNGISGGVQLTVGPALAGVLVASVGFSATYTVDVVLFTAAFLGIVALPAILPEGEIQRPGLESLLFGYRFLKRSPNIRMTFVVDIIAMTFGQPRVLYPVVGAVLIGGGAVTVGVLTAAYAVGALLCSLFSGRLGQVRRQGAAVNWAIVAYGACIAAFGIVLWVAQSGGSRGLGSLTEGLASANLPALAAAAVALAAAGAADNVSSIFRNTILQAAAPDAMRGRLQGIFTVVVTGGPRVGDLFVGLLAAAGTVWPPLLGGALIVVLIGLLARLQPSFRRYDAANPTP
- a CDS encoding PrsW family intramembrane metalloprotease → MTWGGAPGSGREPGEPFSSATPPPATIAPPRRSPAGNLAAVAVGFVVIACFAVAVVAYFLLVLPPQVLVIGLLLAVVPLCIVLFGIWLVDRWEPEPRLVLVFAFFWGAGVSIGAALLFDFAVQTVQSVFGGGKSELSDILGAVVQAPIVEEGAKGFGVLLVLWIFRKHFDGPVDGVVYAATVAAGFAFVENIQYFSVQVVDQAYGGASLAGVFLVRAVMAPFGHIIYTACTGFALGLAARRTGPFGAIGYFFVGLIPAMLLHALWNGALVVVGDRFFSYYVLVQVPIFAACVVGVFVLRWLERRVTRVRLAEYARAGWFDDDEVRMLSQGSSRQRALRWARRNGLGPVMRAFISDSTRLASTRQKIVSSRHSEAARAAATRDESELLAQVAANRALLRQPPPFPLV